In Cyclopterus lumpus isolate fCycLum1 chromosome 17, fCycLum1.pri, whole genome shotgun sequence, a genomic segment contains:
- the LOC117746146 gene encoding transcriptional repressor p66 alpha-like isoform X9, whose product MSEEAVRQTRSQKRALEKDVDPQSIETSDADNESKKPKLDPSEPMTEEQTEPEPDSALAREDQGQTMVGPEPEKEQEQEQSLSPPSLALPLASQSVKDDQERTQRQQAMAEPSSDNRTDCNDSASDEKTEPAVDTRSQVRLAESKVPSSMLAAAEVKATIKVEVQTGEQPMDMSTSTGSIKREKRPPSSEDDDVIVLSDNDSPSPPMNGLSHFKELDTDLLMKSSPAERECIIKQLKEELRLEEAKLVLLKKLRQSQIQKDTLQKPTGLSGSSAPPPLIRGTITSNKGTQQILTGRSSGPVIPPPLVRGGQQMLSKHGSQIIMPPLVRGAQIQALRQQQQQQQQQQQQQQLAASGGSGSGPPPLLLGHRNSASLIHGQRGAVNSGLIRIGSSANTLTSASNLKSSSLGNSGGSVVSVNDSPASRQAAAKLALRKQLEKTLLEIPPPKPPAPEFNFLPSAANNEFIYLVGLEEVVQNLLDTIHRGKTGGALSKNITRDPLTCTQCKTDFTCRWRQDKTKGGAFLCEHCMSSSQKRVLKAEHTNRLKAAFVKALQQEQEIEQRIFQQTSSPVSHSSSSSSSSMKAERGLSQQLKQAHARASSLQQLHQASRGANMVHHHSIKQSSQGQLSHGVSSLGVRGVPHSFSSSSQLQSAVAAAALVSRPGKHAHVFHRSVQSSKVSSSGIAGGRNFSGGSASSTAWKKQSHSNTGVTMAYVNPSLTGHKTSATADARQREYLLDMIPSRSSMSQTANTWK is encoded by the exons ATGTCTGAGGAGGCTGTCCGCCAGACGCGCAGCCAGAAGAGGGCGCTGGAAAAGGATGTTGATCCCCAGTCTATAGAAACTTCTGATGCTGACAATGAAAGCAAAAAGCCTAAATTGGACCCTTCTGAACCAATGACAGAGGAACAAACCGAACCTGAACCCGACTCTGCACTGGCACGGGAAGATCAGGGCCAGACTATGGTTGGACCAGAGCccgagaaggagcaggagcaagAGCAGAGCCTGTCTCCGCCATCTTTAGCGTTACCTTTGGCCTCTCAGTCGGTGAAGGACGATCAGGAGCGGACCCAGAGACAACAGGCGATGGCTGAGCCCAGCTCGGACAATCGGACTGACTGCAATGACAGTGCCAGCGACGAGAAGACGGAGCCAGCTGTGGATACAAGGAGCCAGGTCCGACTGGCAGAGTCAAAGGTGCCCAGTAGCATGCTGGCTGCAGCGGAGGTGAAAGCCACCATTAAAGTGGAAGTTCAGACTGGAGAGCAGCCCATGGACATGAGCACCTCCACAGG CAGTATAAAAAGGGAGAAGCGCCCTCCATCATCTGAAGATGACGATGTCATCGTCCTGTCGGATAATGACTCCCCGAGTCCTCCGATGAACGGCTTGAGTCACTTTAAGGAGCTGGACACAGACCTGCTCATG AAGAGCAGCCCAGCAGAGAGGGAGTGCATCATTAAGCAGCTGAAGGAGGAACTGAGACTAGAGGAGGCCAAGCTGGTGCTGCTGAAGAAACTTCGACAGAGCCAGATACAGAAGGACACTCTCCAGAAG CCCACAGGTCTCTCTggctcctctgctcctcctcctctcattcgAGGAACAATTACAAGCAATAAAGGCACTCAGCAG ATTTTGACAGGCCGGAGTTCAGGCCCAGTCATCCCTCCACCGCTGGTGAGAGGAGGGCAGCAGATGTTGTCCAAACATGGCTCCCAGATTATAATGCCGCCTCTGGTCAGAGGGGCACAG ATCCAGGCTCtccgccagcagcagcagcaacagcagcagcagcagcagcagcagcagttggcTGCCTCTGGAGGCTCCGGCTCAggacctcctcctctgctgttggGCCACAGGAACTCCGCCTCCCTAATCCACGGCCAGAGAGGCGCGGTCAACTCAGGGCTCATCAGAATTGGCAGTAGTGCTAACACTCTG ACCTCGGCATCCAATTTGAAGAGCTCTTCCTTGGGAAACAGTGGTGGCTCTGTGGTTAGCGTGAATGACTCTCCAGCCAGCCGCCAAGCTGCAGCTAAACTCGCCTTACGGAAACAACTGGAGAAGACCCTCCTGGAGATTCCCCCGCCCAAGCCTCCGGCCCCAGAGTTTAACTTCCTGCCATCTGCAGCCAATAATGAGTTCATCTACCTGGTGGGACTGGAAGAAGTGGTCCAGAATCTGCTGGATACAATCCACAGAG GAAAGACTGGCGGAGCGCTGTCGAAGAACATTACTAGAGACCCCCTCACCTGCACCCAGTGCAAAACCGACTTCACCTGCCGCTGGAGGCAGGACAAGACAAAAGGCGGGGCTTTCCTCTGCGAACACTGCATGTCATCCAGTCAGAAAAGGGTTTTGAAAGCTGAGCATACCAATAGGCTGAAAGCTGCGTTCGTCAAAGCACTGCAGCAAGAGCAGGAAATAGAGCAGCGTATTTTTCAGCAGACGTCCTCGCCAGTTTCCCACAGTAGCTCCTCATCCTCTTCGTCGATGAAAGCAGAGAGGGGGTTGTCTCAGCAGCTAAAGCAGGCTCACGCCAGAGCGTCTTCCCTCCAGCAACTCCACCAGGCCAGTCGAGGAGCCAACATGGTTCACCATCACTCCATCAAGCAG AGCTCCCAGGGCCAGCTGTCCCATGGCGTCTCATCATTGGGGGTGAGGGGCGTCCCCcattccttctcctcttcctcccagcTGCAGAGTGCAGTGGCGGCTGCAGCTTTGGTCAGCCGGCCAGGTAAGCATGCCCACGTTTTCCACCGCTCTGTCCAGAGTTCAAAGGTGAGCAGCAGTGGAATCGCCGGCGGCAGGAATTTCAGCGGAGGTAGTGCCTCATCCACTGCATGGAAGAAGCAGAGCCACAGCAATACAG GAGTCACTATGGCTTACGTGAACCCCAGCCTGACGGGTCACAAGACGTCAGCCACGGCCGACGCTCGTCAGAGGGAATACCTGCTGGACATGATCCCCTCTCGCTCGTCGATGTCGCAGACTGCAAACACATGGAAATAA
- the LOC117746146 gene encoding transcriptional repressor p66 alpha-like isoform X10: protein MSEEAVRQTRSQKRALEKDVDPQSIETSDADNESKKPKLDPSEPMTEEQTEPEPDSALAREDQGQTMVGPEPEKEQEQEQSLSPPSLALPLASQSVKDDQERTQRQQAMAEPSSDNRTDCNDSASDEKTEPAVDTRSQVRLAESKVPSSMLAAAEVKATIKVEVQTGEQPMDMSTSTGSIKREKRPPSSEDDDVIVLSDNDSPSPPMNGLSHFKELDTDLLMKSSPAERECIIKQLKEELRLEEAKLVLLKKLRQSQIQKDTLQKPTGLSGSSAPPPLIRGTITSNKGTQQILTGRSSGPVIPPPLVRGGQQMLSKHGSQIIMPPLVRGAQPISVSPQQIQALRQQQQQQQQQQQQQQLAASGGSGSGPPPLLLGHRNSASLIHGQRGAVNSGLIRIGSSANTLTSASNLKSSSLGNSGGSVVSVNDSPASRQAAAKLALRKQLEKTLLEIPPPKPPAPEFNFLPSAANNEFIYLVGLEEVVQNLLDTIHRGKTGGALSKNITRDPLTCTQCKTDFTCRWRQDKTKGGAFLCEHCMSSSQKRVLKAEHTNRLKAAFVKALQQEQEIEQRIFQQTSSPVSHSSSSSSSSMKAERGLSQQLKQAHARASSLQQLHQASRGANMVHHHSIKQSSQGQLSHGVSSLGSSKVSSSGIAGGRNFSGGSASSTAWKKQSHSNTGVTMAYVNPSLTGHKTSATADARQREYLLDMIPSRSSMSQTANTWK, encoded by the exons ATGTCTGAGGAGGCTGTCCGCCAGACGCGCAGCCAGAAGAGGGCGCTGGAAAAGGATGTTGATCCCCAGTCTATAGAAACTTCTGATGCTGACAATGAAAGCAAAAAGCCTAAATTGGACCCTTCTGAACCAATGACAGAGGAACAAACCGAACCTGAACCCGACTCTGCACTGGCACGGGAAGATCAGGGCCAGACTATGGTTGGACCAGAGCccgagaaggagcaggagcaagAGCAGAGCCTGTCTCCGCCATCTTTAGCGTTACCTTTGGCCTCTCAGTCGGTGAAGGACGATCAGGAGCGGACCCAGAGACAACAGGCGATGGCTGAGCCCAGCTCGGACAATCGGACTGACTGCAATGACAGTGCCAGCGACGAGAAGACGGAGCCAGCTGTGGATACAAGGAGCCAGGTCCGACTGGCAGAGTCAAAGGTGCCCAGTAGCATGCTGGCTGCAGCGGAGGTGAAAGCCACCATTAAAGTGGAAGTTCAGACTGGAGAGCAGCCCATGGACATGAGCACCTCCACAGG CAGTATAAAAAGGGAGAAGCGCCCTCCATCATCTGAAGATGACGATGTCATCGTCCTGTCGGATAATGACTCCCCGAGTCCTCCGATGAACGGCTTGAGTCACTTTAAGGAGCTGGACACAGACCTGCTCATG AAGAGCAGCCCAGCAGAGAGGGAGTGCATCATTAAGCAGCTGAAGGAGGAACTGAGACTAGAGGAGGCCAAGCTGGTGCTGCTGAAGAAACTTCGACAGAGCCAGATACAGAAGGACACTCTCCAGAAG CCCACAGGTCTCTCTggctcctctgctcctcctcctctcattcgAGGAACAATTACAAGCAATAAAGGCACTCAGCAG ATTTTGACAGGCCGGAGTTCAGGCCCAGTCATCCCTCCACCGCTGGTGAGAGGAGGGCAGCAGATGTTGTCCAAACATGGCTCCCAGATTATAATGCCGCCTCTGGTCAGAGGGGCACAG CCCATCTCCGTATCTCCACAGCAGATCCAGGCTCtccgccagcagcagcagcaacagcagcagcagcagcagcagcagcagttggcTGCCTCTGGAGGCTCCGGCTCAggacctcctcctctgctgttggGCCACAGGAACTCCGCCTCCCTAATCCACGGCCAGAGAGGCGCGGTCAACTCAGGGCTCATCAGAATTGGCAGTAGTGCTAACACTCTG ACCTCGGCATCCAATTTGAAGAGCTCTTCCTTGGGAAACAGTGGTGGCTCTGTGGTTAGCGTGAATGACTCTCCAGCCAGCCGCCAAGCTGCAGCTAAACTCGCCTTACGGAAACAACTGGAGAAGACCCTCCTGGAGATTCCCCCGCCCAAGCCTCCGGCCCCAGAGTTTAACTTCCTGCCATCTGCAGCCAATAATGAGTTCATCTACCTGGTGGGACTGGAAGAAGTGGTCCAGAATCTGCTGGATACAATCCACAGAG GAAAGACTGGCGGAGCGCTGTCGAAGAACATTACTAGAGACCCCCTCACCTGCACCCAGTGCAAAACCGACTTCACCTGCCGCTGGAGGCAGGACAAGACAAAAGGCGGGGCTTTCCTCTGCGAACACTGCATGTCATCCAGTCAGAAAAGGGTTTTGAAAGCTGAGCATACCAATAGGCTGAAAGCTGCGTTCGTCAAAGCACTGCAGCAAGAGCAGGAAATAGAGCAGCGTATTTTTCAGCAGACGTCCTCGCCAGTTTCCCACAGTAGCTCCTCATCCTCTTCGTCGATGAAAGCAGAGAGGGGGTTGTCTCAGCAGCTAAAGCAGGCTCACGCCAGAGCGTCTTCCCTCCAGCAACTCCACCAGGCCAGTCGAGGAGCCAACATGGTTCACCATCACTCCATCAAGCAG AGCTCCCAGGGCCAGCTGTCCCATGGCGTCTCATCATTGGGG AGTTCAAAGGTGAGCAGCAGTGGAATCGCCGGCGGCAGGAATTTCAGCGGAGGTAGTGCCTCATCCACTGCATGGAAGAAGCAGAGCCACAGCAATACAG GAGTCACTATGGCTTACGTGAACCCCAGCCTGACGGGTCACAAGACGTCAGCCACGGCCGACGCTCGTCAGAGGGAATACCTGCTGGACATGATCCCCTCTCGCTCGTCGATGTCGCAGACTGCAAACACATGGAAATAA
- the LOC117746146 gene encoding transcriptional repressor p66-alpha-like isoform X12, translating to MSEEAVRQTRSQKRALEKDVDPQSIETSDADNESKKPKLDPSEPMTEEQTEPEPDSALAREDQGQTMVGPEPEKEQEQEQSLSPPSLALPLASQSVKDDQERTQRQQAMAEPSSDNRTDCNDSASDEKTEPAVDTRSQVRLAESKVPSSMLAAAEVKATIKVEVQTGEQPMDMSTSTGSIKREKRPPSSEDDDVIVLSDNDSPSPPMNGLSHFKELDTDLLMKSSPAERECIIKQLKEELRLEEAKLVLLKKLRQSQIQKDTLQKPTGLSGSSAPPPLIRGTITSNKGTQQILTGRSSGPVIPPPLVRGGQQMLSKHGSQIIMPPLVRGAQQIQALRQQQQQQQQQQQQQQLAASGGSGSGPPPLLLGHRNSASLIHGQRGAVNSGLIRIGSSANTLTSASNLKSSSLGNSGGSVVSVNDSPASRQAAAKLALRKQLEKTLLEIPPPKPPAPEFNFLPSAANNEFIYLVGLEEVVQNLLDTIHRGKTGGALSKNITRDPLTCTQCKTDFTCRWRQDKTKGGAFLCEHCMSSSQKRVLKAEHTNRLKAAFVKALQQEQEIEQRIFQQTSSPVSHSSSSSSSSMKAERGLSQQLKQAHARASSLQQLHQASRGANMVHHHSIKQSSQGQLSHGVSSLGSSKVSSSGIAGGRNFSGGSASSTAWKKQSHSNTGVTMAYVNPSLTGHKTSATADARQREYLLDMIPSRSSMSQTANTWK from the exons ATGTCTGAGGAGGCTGTCCGCCAGACGCGCAGCCAGAAGAGGGCGCTGGAAAAGGATGTTGATCCCCAGTCTATAGAAACTTCTGATGCTGACAATGAAAGCAAAAAGCCTAAATTGGACCCTTCTGAACCAATGACAGAGGAACAAACCGAACCTGAACCCGACTCTGCACTGGCACGGGAAGATCAGGGCCAGACTATGGTTGGACCAGAGCccgagaaggagcaggagcaagAGCAGAGCCTGTCTCCGCCATCTTTAGCGTTACCTTTGGCCTCTCAGTCGGTGAAGGACGATCAGGAGCGGACCCAGAGACAACAGGCGATGGCTGAGCCCAGCTCGGACAATCGGACTGACTGCAATGACAGTGCCAGCGACGAGAAGACGGAGCCAGCTGTGGATACAAGGAGCCAGGTCCGACTGGCAGAGTCAAAGGTGCCCAGTAGCATGCTGGCTGCAGCGGAGGTGAAAGCCACCATTAAAGTGGAAGTTCAGACTGGAGAGCAGCCCATGGACATGAGCACCTCCACAGG CAGTATAAAAAGGGAGAAGCGCCCTCCATCATCTGAAGATGACGATGTCATCGTCCTGTCGGATAATGACTCCCCGAGTCCTCCGATGAACGGCTTGAGTCACTTTAAGGAGCTGGACACAGACCTGCTCATG AAGAGCAGCCCAGCAGAGAGGGAGTGCATCATTAAGCAGCTGAAGGAGGAACTGAGACTAGAGGAGGCCAAGCTGGTGCTGCTGAAGAAACTTCGACAGAGCCAGATACAGAAGGACACTCTCCAGAAG CCCACAGGTCTCTCTggctcctctgctcctcctcctctcattcgAGGAACAATTACAAGCAATAAAGGCACTCAGCAG ATTTTGACAGGCCGGAGTTCAGGCCCAGTCATCCCTCCACCGCTGGTGAGAGGAGGGCAGCAGATGTTGTCCAAACATGGCTCCCAGATTATAATGCCGCCTCTGGTCAGAGGGGCACAG CAGATCCAGGCTCtccgccagcagcagcagcaacagcagcagcagcagcagcagcagcagttggcTGCCTCTGGAGGCTCCGGCTCAggacctcctcctctgctgttggGCCACAGGAACTCCGCCTCCCTAATCCACGGCCAGAGAGGCGCGGTCAACTCAGGGCTCATCAGAATTGGCAGTAGTGCTAACACTCTG ACCTCGGCATCCAATTTGAAGAGCTCTTCCTTGGGAAACAGTGGTGGCTCTGTGGTTAGCGTGAATGACTCTCCAGCCAGCCGCCAAGCTGCAGCTAAACTCGCCTTACGGAAACAACTGGAGAAGACCCTCCTGGAGATTCCCCCGCCCAAGCCTCCGGCCCCAGAGTTTAACTTCCTGCCATCTGCAGCCAATAATGAGTTCATCTACCTGGTGGGACTGGAAGAAGTGGTCCAGAATCTGCTGGATACAATCCACAGAG GAAAGACTGGCGGAGCGCTGTCGAAGAACATTACTAGAGACCCCCTCACCTGCACCCAGTGCAAAACCGACTTCACCTGCCGCTGGAGGCAGGACAAGACAAAAGGCGGGGCTTTCCTCTGCGAACACTGCATGTCATCCAGTCAGAAAAGGGTTTTGAAAGCTGAGCATACCAATAGGCTGAAAGCTGCGTTCGTCAAAGCACTGCAGCAAGAGCAGGAAATAGAGCAGCGTATTTTTCAGCAGACGTCCTCGCCAGTTTCCCACAGTAGCTCCTCATCCTCTTCGTCGATGAAAGCAGAGAGGGGGTTGTCTCAGCAGCTAAAGCAGGCTCACGCCAGAGCGTCTTCCCTCCAGCAACTCCACCAGGCCAGTCGAGGAGCCAACATGGTTCACCATCACTCCATCAAGCAG AGCTCCCAGGGCCAGCTGTCCCATGGCGTCTCATCATTGGGG AGTTCAAAGGTGAGCAGCAGTGGAATCGCCGGCGGCAGGAATTTCAGCGGAGGTAGTGCCTCATCCACTGCATGGAAGAAGCAGAGCCACAGCAATACAG GAGTCACTATGGCTTACGTGAACCCCAGCCTGACGGGTCACAAGACGTCAGCCACGGCCGACGCTCGTCAGAGGGAATACCTGCTGGACATGATCCCCTCTCGCTCGTCGATGTCGCAGACTGCAAACACATGGAAATAA
- the LOC117746146 gene encoding transcriptional repressor p66-alpha-like isoform X8, which translates to MSEEAVRQTRSQKRALEKDVDPQSIETSDADNESKKPKLDPSEPMTEEQTEPEPDSALAREDQGQTMVGPEPEKEQEQEQSLSPPSLALPLASQSVKDDQERTQRQQAMAEPSSDNRTDCNDSASDEKTEPAVDTRSQVRLAESKVPSSMLAAAEVKATIKVEVQTGEQPMDMSTSTGSIKREKRPPSSEDDDVIVLSDNDSPSPPMNGLSHFKELDTDLLMKSSPAERECIIKQLKEELRLEEAKLVLLKKLRQSQIQKDTLQKPTGLSGSSAPPPLIRGTITSNKGTQQILTGRSSGPVIPPPLVRGGQQMLSKHGSQIIMPPLVRGAQQIQALRQQQQQQQQQQQQQQLAASGGSGSGPPPLLLGHRNSASLIHGQRGAVNSGLIRIGSSANTLTSASNLKSSSLGNSGGSVVSVNDSPASRQAAAKLALRKQLEKTLLEIPPPKPPAPEFNFLPSAANNEFIYLVGLEEVVQNLLDTIHRGKTGGALSKNITRDPLTCTQCKTDFTCRWRQDKTKGGAFLCEHCMSSSQKRVLKAEHTNRLKAAFVKALQQEQEIEQRIFQQTSSPVSHSSSSSSSSMKAERGLSQQLKQAHARASSLQQLHQASRGANMVHHHSIKQSSQGQLSHGVSSLGVRGVPHSFSSSSQLQSAVAAAALVSRPGKHAHVFHRSVQSSKVSSSGIAGGRNFSGGSASSTAWKKQSHSNTGVTMAYVNPSLTGHKTSATADARQREYLLDMIPSRSSMSQTANTWK; encoded by the exons ATGTCTGAGGAGGCTGTCCGCCAGACGCGCAGCCAGAAGAGGGCGCTGGAAAAGGATGTTGATCCCCAGTCTATAGAAACTTCTGATGCTGACAATGAAAGCAAAAAGCCTAAATTGGACCCTTCTGAACCAATGACAGAGGAACAAACCGAACCTGAACCCGACTCTGCACTGGCACGGGAAGATCAGGGCCAGACTATGGTTGGACCAGAGCccgagaaggagcaggagcaagAGCAGAGCCTGTCTCCGCCATCTTTAGCGTTACCTTTGGCCTCTCAGTCGGTGAAGGACGATCAGGAGCGGACCCAGAGACAACAGGCGATGGCTGAGCCCAGCTCGGACAATCGGACTGACTGCAATGACAGTGCCAGCGACGAGAAGACGGAGCCAGCTGTGGATACAAGGAGCCAGGTCCGACTGGCAGAGTCAAAGGTGCCCAGTAGCATGCTGGCTGCAGCGGAGGTGAAAGCCACCATTAAAGTGGAAGTTCAGACTGGAGAGCAGCCCATGGACATGAGCACCTCCACAGG CAGTATAAAAAGGGAGAAGCGCCCTCCATCATCTGAAGATGACGATGTCATCGTCCTGTCGGATAATGACTCCCCGAGTCCTCCGATGAACGGCTTGAGTCACTTTAAGGAGCTGGACACAGACCTGCTCATG AAGAGCAGCCCAGCAGAGAGGGAGTGCATCATTAAGCAGCTGAAGGAGGAACTGAGACTAGAGGAGGCCAAGCTGGTGCTGCTGAAGAAACTTCGACAGAGCCAGATACAGAAGGACACTCTCCAGAAG CCCACAGGTCTCTCTggctcctctgctcctcctcctctcattcgAGGAACAATTACAAGCAATAAAGGCACTCAGCAG ATTTTGACAGGCCGGAGTTCAGGCCCAGTCATCCCTCCACCGCTGGTGAGAGGAGGGCAGCAGATGTTGTCCAAACATGGCTCCCAGATTATAATGCCGCCTCTGGTCAGAGGGGCACAG CAGATCCAGGCTCtccgccagcagcagcagcaacagcagcagcagcagcagcagcagcagttggcTGCCTCTGGAGGCTCCGGCTCAggacctcctcctctgctgttggGCCACAGGAACTCCGCCTCCCTAATCCACGGCCAGAGAGGCGCGGTCAACTCAGGGCTCATCAGAATTGGCAGTAGTGCTAACACTCTG ACCTCGGCATCCAATTTGAAGAGCTCTTCCTTGGGAAACAGTGGTGGCTCTGTGGTTAGCGTGAATGACTCTCCAGCCAGCCGCCAAGCTGCAGCTAAACTCGCCTTACGGAAACAACTGGAGAAGACCCTCCTGGAGATTCCCCCGCCCAAGCCTCCGGCCCCAGAGTTTAACTTCCTGCCATCTGCAGCCAATAATGAGTTCATCTACCTGGTGGGACTGGAAGAAGTGGTCCAGAATCTGCTGGATACAATCCACAGAG GAAAGACTGGCGGAGCGCTGTCGAAGAACATTACTAGAGACCCCCTCACCTGCACCCAGTGCAAAACCGACTTCACCTGCCGCTGGAGGCAGGACAAGACAAAAGGCGGGGCTTTCCTCTGCGAACACTGCATGTCATCCAGTCAGAAAAGGGTTTTGAAAGCTGAGCATACCAATAGGCTGAAAGCTGCGTTCGTCAAAGCACTGCAGCAAGAGCAGGAAATAGAGCAGCGTATTTTTCAGCAGACGTCCTCGCCAGTTTCCCACAGTAGCTCCTCATCCTCTTCGTCGATGAAAGCAGAGAGGGGGTTGTCTCAGCAGCTAAAGCAGGCTCACGCCAGAGCGTCTTCCCTCCAGCAACTCCACCAGGCCAGTCGAGGAGCCAACATGGTTCACCATCACTCCATCAAGCAG AGCTCCCAGGGCCAGCTGTCCCATGGCGTCTCATCATTGGGGGTGAGGGGCGTCCCCcattccttctcctcttcctcccagcTGCAGAGTGCAGTGGCGGCTGCAGCTTTGGTCAGCCGGCCAGGTAAGCATGCCCACGTTTTCCACCGCTCTGTCCAGAGTTCAAAGGTGAGCAGCAGTGGAATCGCCGGCGGCAGGAATTTCAGCGGAGGTAGTGCCTCATCCACTGCATGGAAGAAGCAGAGCCACAGCAATACAG GAGTCACTATGGCTTACGTGAACCCCAGCCTGACGGGTCACAAGACGTCAGCCACGGCCGACGCTCGTCAGAGGGAATACCTGCTGGACATGATCCCCTCTCGCTCGTCGATGTCGCAGACTGCAAACACATGGAAATAA